A single region of the Thermocrinis jamiesonii genome encodes:
- a CDS encoding DsrE family protein: MDRRGFFAFLGLLGSMPILSKFAYGRSKKLGFSDLKREAEINVVYHADFGEEKRFKTMLRNIRNHLSVYDNDPTKVKIVIVAHGAGVKFFMKDLTGSPWEKENIDTKAIEQELRDLNIYGVEPLICEITIKRLKLDAEKLYDFCKLVPSGVGAIGELQAKGYAYIKVQ, from the coding sequence ATGGATAGAAGAGGGTTTTTTGCATTTCTAGGCCTATTAGGCTCTATGCCAATTTTAAGTAAATTCGCTTACGGACGTTCTAAAAAGCTGGGCTTTAGTGATTTAAAAAGAGAGGCAGAAATTAACGTGGTCTATCATGCGGATTTTGGAGAAGAGAAGAGGTTTAAAACAATGTTGCGTAATATAAGAAACCATTTATCGGTTTATGATAATGATCCTACAAAGGTTAAGATAGTTATAGTTGCTCATGGTGCAGGTGTGAAATTCTTTATGAAAGATTTAACTGGAAGCCCTTGGGAGAAAGAGAATATAGATACTAAAGCCATAGAACAAGAACTTAGAGATCTAAACATCTATGGTGTGGAACCACTTATATGCGAAATAACTATCAAAAGATTAAAGCTGGACGCTGAAAAGTTGTATGATTTTTGTAAGCTAGTGCCTTCTGGAGTAGGGGCAATTGGAGAGTTGCAAGCTAAGGGATATGCTTACATAAAGGTTCAGTAA
- a CDS encoding tetratricopeptide repeat protein, translated as MEDLKRSAEELFQEAYKYHMLGELDRAIELYEKSAEIYPTAITYTFMGWAYSMKGDYEKAIELCLKAIELDPDFGNPYNDIGSYLIALGRYDEAIPWLKKAIVAKNYEPRHYPHMNLARVYLAKGMFKEALWELENAIRIAPNYKPAHILRHQILAMLN; from the coding sequence ATGGAAGATCTAAAGAGGTCTGCGGAAGAACTTTTTCAAGAAGCTTACAAATATCACATGCTTGGGGAGCTTGATAGGGCAATAGAGCTTTACGAAAAATCAGCTGAAATTTACCCTACCGCCATTACCTACACCTTTATGGGTTGGGCATACAGCATGAAGGGAGACTACGAAAAAGCTATAGAACTGTGTTTGAAGGCCATTGAACTAGACCCAGATTTTGGAAACCCATACAACGATATCGGCTCTTATCTTATAGCTCTTGGAAGGTATGATGAAGCTATTCCTTGGTTGAAAAAAGCAATAGTTGCAAAAAACTACGAACCAAGGCACTATCCTCATATGAACCTTGCCCGTGTGTATTTGGCAAAGGGTATGTTTAAAGAAGCATTGTGGGAACTGGAAAACGCTATAAGAATAGCCCCAAATTACAAACCAGCCCACATCCTAAGGCATCAGATACTTGCTATGTTAAATTGA
- a CDS encoding UDP-N-acetylmuramoyl-L-alanyl-D-glutamate--2,6-diaminopimelate ligase: MSPFPSKGITQNSKEVQEGWIFVAIEGTSVDGHQFVKEALEKGASLVYVEKDIGIQDPRIVKVEDTRKVLGELANEFFGKPSQNLKVVGVTGTNGKTTTTHLIESILNKGGIPTGLMGTIYYRFREKVYEYEGRTTPDPVKWHQTLRQMLNDGAKAVVSEISSHALDQKRTWSTKFFITLFTNLSQDHLDYHGTMENYFRAKLRLFKEYEWDYAIINADDPYGQRILEELRGKALTYGKRGDLKILDFQTSLEGSRLKLEWQGKTFEFSSNLRGDFQAYNLSASILVGFLFGLERDAIQEGVKHVLVPGRFETFSKDGKLAIVDYAHTPDALEKVLITAKKLTKKKLWVVFGAGGNRDKTKRPLMGSVAEKWADVVVVTSDNPRWEEPEEIIGDILKGIKNLNKVIVQKDRREAIKLALQNAKEGDVILIAGKGHEDYQEIKGIKYPFRDQDVVKEVFNV; the protein is encoded by the coding sequence GTGAGCCCTTTTCCAAGCAAGGGAATAACTCAAAATTCAAAAGAAGTCCAGGAAGGATGGATCTTTGTTGCCATTGAGGGCACATCCGTAGATGGTCATCAGTTTGTAAAGGAAGCTTTAGAAAAAGGAGCCTCTTTGGTTTATGTAGAGAAGGACATAGGCATTCAGGATCCAAGAATAGTCAAGGTGGAGGATACACGCAAGGTTTTGGGAGAGCTTGCAAACGAATTTTTTGGAAAGCCTTCTCAAAACCTTAAGGTCGTAGGTGTTACAGGCACCAACGGAAAGACTACCACAACCCATTTAATAGAGTCCATACTAAACAAAGGGGGGATACCTACAGGTTTGATGGGCACAATATATTACAGATTTAGGGAAAAGGTGTATGAATACGAAGGAAGAACCACGCCGGACCCTGTAAAGTGGCACCAAACCCTCAGACAGATGCTAAATGACGGGGCAAAGGCTGTAGTTTCGGAAATATCTTCCCACGCACTGGATCAAAAAAGAACATGGAGCACAAAGTTTTTTATTACTCTCTTTACTAACCTGTCTCAGGACCATCTTGATTACCACGGCACCATGGAAAACTACTTTAGAGCTAAGCTTAGGCTTTTTAAGGAATACGAGTGGGATTATGCCATAATTAATGCGGATGATCCTTACGGTCAAAGGATCCTTGAAGAACTGCGGGGAAAAGCTTTGACTTACGGAAAAAGGGGAGATCTGAAAATTTTAGATTTCCAAACTTCCTTGGAAGGCAGTAGGCTAAAATTGGAGTGGCAGGGAAAAACCTTTGAGTTTTCTTCAAATTTGAGGGGAGACTTTCAAGCTTACAACTTAAGTGCCAGCATTCTTGTAGGCTTTCTCTTTGGTTTGGAAAGGGATGCTATACAGGAGGGTGTTAAGCATGTTTTGGTGCCCGGTAGGTTTGAAACTTTCTCCAAGGACGGAAAGTTGGCAATCGTGGATTACGCCCACACACCAGACGCCTTAGAAAAAGTGCTAATCACAGCCAAAAAGCTCACCAAAAAAAAGTTATGGGTAGTCTTTGGTGCAGGTGGAAACAGGGACAAGACTAAAAGACCGCTTATGGGCTCGGTAGCGGAAAAGTGGGCAGATGTGGTTGTTGTTACTTCCGATAACCCAAGGTGGGAGGAACCAGAAGAGATAATAGGTGATATACTAAAAGGAATAAAGAATTTGAACAAGGTTATCGTTCAAAAGGACAGGAGGGAAGCAATAAAGCTTGCACTGCAGAATGCAAAGGAAGGGGACGTAATCTTAATCGCAGGAAAGGGCCATGAAGATTATCAGGAGATAAAAGGTATAAAGTATCCTTTTAGAGATCAGGATGTGGTAAAGGAGGTTTTTAATGTGTGA
- the radC gene encoding RadC family protein, whose amino-acid sequence MYEEKPIKKIPKDLRPREKLSKLGAEVLSDEELVAIIFGSGSKGEDVMSLAKKVAELGWNKISSMSVEQLTKEIKGLGFAKACQLKAIIELSKRISDPYSGFKISSPQEVYRFVKEKVQLDERREHLIALYLTPTNKVINFEVVAIGRMNSLYAEPKDILYGAIQNGCSSIIVLHNHPKGEAKPSKEDIEFTQRLKQACQLLGFELLDHIILTKDNYYSMKANGYL is encoded by the coding sequence ATGTATGAAGAGAAACCTATAAAGAAAATTCCAAAAGATCTAAGACCGAGGGAAAAGTTAAGCAAGCTTGGAGCTGAGGTGTTGTCAGACGAAGAGCTAGTTGCCATAATTTTTGGATCTGGCAGTAAAGGGGAGGATGTAATGAGTTTAGCTAAAAAGGTGGCAGAGTTAGGTTGGAACAAGATAAGTTCTATGAGCGTAGAACAGCTAACAAAAGAAATAAAAGGTTTAGGTTTTGCCAAAGCCTGTCAGCTAAAGGCGATTATAGAACTGTCAAAAAGGATAAGTGATCCATACTCAGGGTTTAAAATATCATCACCGCAAGAAGTCTACAGGTTTGTAAAAGAAAAAGTCCAACTGGACGAAAGAAGAGAACACCTAATAGCCCTTTATCTTACACCCACAAACAAGGTAATAAACTTTGAAGTGGTAGCCATTGGTAGGATGAACTCCTTATATGCGGAACCAAAGGATATCCTTTACGGAGCCATACAAAATGGATGTAGTTCAATAATAGTCCTTCACAACCACCCCAAGGGAGAGGCTAAACCCTCAAAAGAAGACATAGAATTTACCCAAAGGCTAAAGCAGGCGTGCCAGCTTTTGGGTTTTGAACTGCTCGACCACATTATCCTCACCAAAGACAATTATTACTCCATGAAAGCCAATGGTTACCTTTGA
- a CDS encoding TrkH family potassium uptake protein codes for MVTFELTPHRLILLSYILVILVGSFFLLLPISTYKDISFLDALFTATSATTITGLVVVDTPSTFTPFGQLIILALIQIGGLGYMGFTTYFLILLRRKLSLRDRLLLAESMNYPGMHGLVRFIKRIVPVVFLIELTGAFFLFILFLRDFSNPLNALWQGIFHSVSAFNNAGFSILPDGLAPYRGNIPVNIIFSVLIILGGLGFYVIQELILYYRGQVLRLSTHTKIVITFTGLLLFWGFVLLLTETIQWKELSLRERILVAFFHSVSARTAGFSTVDLKDFSEGSLFWIIILMFIGTGPGGTGGGIKITTAVVILLVVHSYLSGKNQIVIFERRVAETTVQRAITIFILSFAYTTFVTLLLTKLEGTPLLPTLFETVSAFSPVGLSVGNSQGLSFCADFSPIGKMIIIITMLMGRVGILSFMLAIYGKGKESRVKPPEARILL; via the coding sequence ATGGTTACCTTTGAACTTACTCCCCACAGGCTGATCCTTCTCTCCTACATATTGGTCATACTCGTAGGTTCCTTTTTTCTTCTTCTTCCTATCTCCACATACAAAGACATAAGCTTTTTAGATGCCCTTTTTACTGCAACCTCTGCGACCACTATAACAGGGTTGGTGGTGGTTGATACTCCTTCCACCTTTACCCCCTTTGGTCAGCTAATAATCCTTGCGCTTATTCAAATAGGTGGTCTCGGATACATGGGATTTACCACCTACTTTTTGATATTGCTAAGAAGAAAGCTGAGCTTAAGGGACAGGCTACTTCTGGCTGAGTCTATGAACTATCCCGGTATGCACGGGCTGGTAAGATTTATAAAAAGAATCGTTCCAGTGGTTTTTTTAATAGAACTTACGGGAGCCTTTTTTCTTTTCATTTTATTCCTTAGGGACTTCTCAAATCCGCTGAATGCCCTATGGCAAGGAATCTTTCATTCGGTTTCTGCCTTTAACAACGCAGGCTTTAGCATACTTCCAGATGGTCTTGCGCCTTACAGAGGAAACATACCGGTAAACATTATTTTTTCGGTGCTGATCATTTTGGGTGGTCTTGGCTTTTATGTAATTCAAGAGCTGATACTTTATTACAGAGGACAGGTTCTCAGACTGTCTACTCACACCAAGATAGTGATAACCTTCACTGGGCTTTTGCTTTTTTGGGGATTTGTCCTGCTTTTGACGGAAACCATCCAATGGAAAGAGCTTAGCCTAAGGGAGAGAATACTGGTAGCTTTTTTCCACAGCGTATCCGCAAGGACTGCAGGCTTTAGCACGGTGGATCTAAAAGATTTTTCCGAAGGTAGTTTATTCTGGATAATAATTTTAATGTTCATAGGCACTGGTCCAGGTGGCACCGGTGGGGGAATAAAGATAACCACAGCGGTGGTAATCCTTTTGGTAGTGCACAGTTACCTGAGCGGAAAAAACCAAATTGTTATATTTGAAAGGAGAGTTGCCGAGACTACCGTCCAAAGGGCAATAACTATATTTATTCTCTCCTTTGCATACACTACCTTTGTCACCCTTCTATTAACCAAGCTGGAGGGAACACCCTTGCTTCCTACGCTGTTTGAAACGGTATCTGCCTTCTCTCCGGTTGGCCTTTCTGTGGGGAACTCTCAGGGTCTTAGTTTTTGTGCAGACTTTTCTCCAATTGGTAAGATGATAATTATAATTACTATGCTTATGGGAAGGGTGGGAATACTGAGCTTTATGCTTGCCATCTACGGTAAAGGCAAAGAGAGCAGAGTAAAACCCCCTGAAGCGAGAATACTGCTATGA
- a CDS encoding potassium channel family protein — translation MKRIKDKIFGVIGLGRFGYHVAKTLAQGGAEVIACDSDEEKVRQIADLVSMAFVLDATDEKALKESGIVNADTVVVSIGENIEASILIVVQLKELGVKEVIAKAANPMHGKILERLGVDRVIYPERDMAIRLAHSLLMGQFIEEIPIGDQFSIFEIKAFEALFGKTLRELDLRRRFGVSVLAIKRQDSMLVNPSGEEKILEGDILVVLGTTEQLAKLTSQ, via the coding sequence ATGAAAAGGATAAAGGATAAAATCTTTGGAGTTATAGGGCTTGGAAGGTTTGGTTACCACGTAGCTAAGACCTTAGCTCAAGGTGGAGCAGAAGTCATAGCCTGCGATTCGGATGAGGAAAAGGTTCGGCAGATAGCAGACCTTGTATCCATGGCCTTTGTCCTTGATGCCACTGACGAAAAGGCTCTAAAAGAATCGGGTATAGTCAATGCAGATACTGTTGTGGTGAGCATAGGAGAAAACATAGAGGCAAGCATTCTTATAGTAGTTCAACTGAAAGAGTTAGGAGTAAAAGAGGTTATCGCCAAAGCGGCTAATCCTATGCACGGCAAGATTTTGGAAAGACTTGGAGTAGATAGGGTAATCTATCCGGAAAGGGACATGGCTATAAGGCTTGCCCACTCTTTGCTTATGGGTCAGTTCATAGAAGAAATTCCCATAGGTGACCAATTTAGTATATTTGAAATAAAAGCTTTTGAAGCCCTGTTTGGGAAAACCCTTAGGGAGTTAGATCTAAGAAGACGTTTTGGGGTAAGTGTGTTGGCGATCAAGCGTCAGGACAGCATGCTGGTAAATCCTTCAGGAGAGGAAAAGATCCTTGAGGGGGACATTTTGGTTGTTCTTGGGACCACAGAGCAGTTGGCTAAGCTAACCTCTCAATGA
- a CDS encoding ComF family protein: MRNLLRLLSLSLSQCIHCEKEAFKDHFLCLDCLERIKPAYSMEYKAIPYLFSYRVFSTYDGPLRSAILHIKFYNNPFLARKLGALISQSLWEYIHEVKPDLITFPELNLRRFWVRGFNHVEEILKGAEVPYQRIFKRKGFDPPMANMEREQRKKAVLSHTLRKEWADLLEGAKVLVVDDILTTGETISRLCELLVSVGVKETYAFFLARSL, encoded by the coding sequence ATGAGAAATCTGCTCAGACTTTTGTCCCTTTCCCTAAGTCAGTGTATTCACTGCGAAAAGGAAGCGTTTAAAGATCACTTTCTTTGTTTAGACTGTCTTGAGCGTATAAAGCCTGCGTATTCAATGGAATATAAGGCCATACCTTATCTTTTTTCCTACAGAGTCTTTTCTACTTACGATGGTCCCCTAAGGAGTGCCATACTTCACATAAAGTTTTACAATAATCCCTTTCTTGCCAGAAAGTTGGGAGCCCTCATAAGCCAATCTTTGTGGGAATACATACATGAGGTCAAACCGGACCTAATAACCTTTCCTGAGCTAAACTTAAGAAGGTTTTGGGTCAGGGGCTTTAATCATGTGGAGGAGATCCTAAAAGGTGCAGAGGTTCCCTATCAGAGAATATTTAAAAGGAAGGGCTTTGACCCACCTATGGCTAATATGGAAAGGGAACAGAGAAAGAAAGCGGTTCTGTCGCACACCTTAAGGAAAGAGTGGGCAGATCTGTTGGAGGGTGCAAAGGTTTTAGTGGTGGATGATATACTGACTACAGGAGAGACCATCTCAAGACTTTGTGAGCTTTTAGTTTCAGTAGGTGTAAAAGAAACCTATGCGTTCTTTTTGGCACGCTCATTATAG
- a CDS encoding NifU family protein: protein MAMPTREEIEAVLDEIRPALRFDGGDVELVDVQEDGVVLVRMMGACAGCGMSMLTLKAGIERALKSRFPEIKEVRDVNLDIPTTFGF, encoded by the coding sequence ATGGCAATGCCCACAAGGGAAGAAATTGAAGCGGTTTTGGATGAAATAAGGCCCGCTCTTAGGTTTGACGGTGGAGATGTAGAACTGGTGGATGTTCAAGAGGATGGAGTTGTATTGGTTAGAATGATGGGAGCCTGTGCTGGTTGTGGTATGTCTATGCTTACCCTAAAGGCTGGTATAGAAAGGGCTTTAAAGAGCAGATTTCCCGAAATAAAGGAAGTAAGGGATGTTAACTTAGATATACCAACTACCTTCGGTTTTTAA
- a CDS encoding NfeD family protein translates to MIVLLFSLILFSLSFGKIFYAKWDDVVSPIMLEYVKRNIAKAEKENGTLFILELNTPGGLETSMRQIIQEFQKTPLPVVVYVYPPGGRAASAGAIITASADIAAMAPGTNIGAAHPVQVSGEKMEEAVKEKALQDMLAFVRSIAKEKGRNPEVLEKMVKESISLTPDEALREGVIDLIAVDKTDLLKKLDGRKVKKHGKEIIIKTSGLPVVDVQESLRESFLKIITNPTVAYMLLLIGFYGIFFELYNPGSIIPGAVGVVSLLLGLYGLGVIGINWLGLLLILAGLLLLVLELITPTFGGLAIAGIIALAIGSLVLIGPDSPYGDIPLSVIVTMVFATAFFFLVAGRLGLKAQKRKKMTGYEELIGEEGEAMVDFEGGKGKVFIKGEIWNAISKDDIKKGERVLVEEVKGLTLYVKKI, encoded by the coding sequence ATGATCGTTTTACTTTTTTCCCTCATACTCTTTAGCTTATCCTTTGGGAAGATCTTTTACGCAAAGTGGGATGATGTGGTTAGTCCTATAATGCTTGAGTATGTAAAAAGGAACATAGCTAAGGCAGAAAAGGAAAACGGAACGCTCTTTATCCTTGAACTTAACACCCCCGGAGGGCTTGAAACTTCCATGAGGCAAATAATTCAAGAGTTTCAGAAAACACCTTTACCGGTGGTGGTGTATGTTTATCCTCCTGGTGGAAGAGCGGCCTCAGCTGGTGCAATAATAACTGCTTCTGCAGACATAGCAGCGATGGCTCCAGGGACAAACATAGGAGCAGCCCATCCAGTTCAAGTAAGTGGAGAAAAAATGGAAGAAGCGGTCAAAGAAAAGGCTCTTCAGGATATGTTAGCTTTTGTTAGGTCCATAGCAAAGGAAAAAGGTAGAAATCCAGAGGTGCTTGAAAAAATGGTTAAAGAGAGCATTTCCCTTACGCCGGATGAAGCCCTAAGGGAAGGGGTGATAGACCTTATAGCGGTAGATAAAACTGATCTTCTGAAGAAGCTGGACGGTAGAAAAGTAAAGAAACACGGGAAAGAAATAATTATAAAAACCTCTGGCTTGCCGGTAGTGGATGTGCAAGAGAGTCTTAGAGAATCCTTTTTAAAAATCATCACAAACCCTACGGTAGCTTACATGCTTCTCTTGATAGGATTTTACGGTATATTCTTTGAACTTTACAATCCAGGATCCATAATCCCCGGTGCGGTAGGTGTGGTTAGCCTTCTCTTAGGTTTATATGGTTTGGGAGTTATTGGTATAAACTGGCTTGGTTTGCTTCTTATTTTAGCTGGTTTGCTCCTGCTTGTGTTAGAGCTGATTACTCCGACCTTTGGTGGATTAGCTATAGCAGGTATTATAGCCCTGGCTATAGGTTCCTTAGTTTTGATCGGTCCAGATTCTCCCTACGGAGACATTCCCCTGTCTGTTATAGTTACCATGGTCTTTGCCACTGCCTTTTTCTTTTTGGTTGCAGGAAGGCTCGGTTTAAAAGCGCAGAAAAGAAAAAAGATGACTGGATACGAAGAGCTTATAGGAGAAGAGGGAGAGGCAATGGTGGATTTTGAAGGTGGGAAAGGAAAGGTCTTCATAAAAGGTGAAATATGGAATGCAATAAGTAAAGACGACATTAAAAAAGGTGAAAGAGTGTTGGTAGAAGAAGTCAAGGGTCTGACGCTTTACGTAAAGAAAATCTAA
- a CDS encoding metal-binding protein produces the protein MALAKSHEFLNLFALPGFLYFLPKETYLPFILGYTIGTFFLSPDLDLKHSKPTKRWKFLKIIWYPYQKVFKHRGLSHIPILGTFLRLFYLMFVLTLIYIMLYLLIPNHWKEGSEILSSINPLVLIESIAYKEWAFYTILGLLASELMHIVVDVLWSLWVRIRP, from the coding sequence TTGGCTTTAGCTAAGTCCCACGAGTTTTTAAACCTTTTTGCCCTGCCGGGCTTTCTTTACTTTTTACCAAAAGAAACATACCTACCCTTTATTTTGGGCTACACAATTGGAACCTTTTTCCTGTCTCCCGACTTAGACCTAAAACACTCCAAACCTACCAAAAGATGGAAATTTTTGAAAATTATTTGGTATCCATACCAGAAAGTTTTCAAACACCGTGGTCTTTCACATATCCCCATTTTAGGAACATTCCTAAGGCTATTTTACCTAATGTTTGTGCTAACCTTAATATACATTATGCTTTACCTACTTATTCCAAACCATTGGAAAGAGGGTTCAGAAATACTGTCAAGTATAAACCCCTTGGTTTTGATTGAAAGTATAGCTTACAAAGAATGGGCATTTTATACAATACTTGGACTATTGGCCTCCGAACTTATGCATATAGTGGTTGATGTGCTGTGGAGCTTGTGGGTGAGAATAAGACCTTAG
- a CDS encoding copper chaperone PCu(A)C, with the protein MVKALILGLSALGFALAQPKIEIKDPWVRLVPPNAKNTAAYMKIENKGTEADRLVDASNNVSRITELHETVGGKMRRVDAIEVPAGKTVELKPGGLHVMIIDLKEPLKEGQTVEITLKFEKSGEIKVQAPVKKGMGKMEHSMHKHGH; encoded by the coding sequence ATGGTAAAGGCTTTAATTTTAGGGTTATCTGCCTTAGGTTTTGCTTTAGCCCAACCAAAGATTGAAATCAAGGACCCATGGGTAAGGCTTGTGCCTCCAAATGCTAAAAATACCGCAGCCTATATGAAGATTGAAAACAAAGGCACAGAAGCAGACAGGCTCGTGGATGCCTCCAACAACGTATCCAGGATAACAGAATTGCACGAAACGGTAGGCGGAAAGATGCGCAGAGTTGATGCAATAGAGGTGCCGGCAGGGAAAACAGTTGAACTAAAGCCCGGTGGTTTGCATGTAATGATAATAGACCTAAAGGAACCTCTCAAAGAAGGACAAACTGTAGAGATCACCTTAAAATTTGAAAAATCTGGTGAGATAAAAGTTCAAGCTCCGGTAAAAAAAGGCATGGGGAAAATGGAACATAGTATGCACAAGCACGGACACTAA
- the obgE gene encoding GTPase ObgE, whose product MFVDLVKIYVKAGDGGNGAVAFLREKYRPFGGPAGGDGGKGGDVILVATHSKHTLLDFEYRTKFKAQNGEHGKGKNQAGKDGEDLIIEVPVGTVVKDAITGEVICDLVEEGQRCVVAKGGRGGRGNARFASPTNQAPKYAEKGQKGEERWLILELKLIADVGLIGLPNAGKSTLISKLTKAKPKIADYPFTTLSPVLGVLELSEEHRLILADIPGLIEGASQGKGLGFEFLRHVERTKLLLHLIDVSDGRDKDPIEAFHIVNRELEQYSQKLLEKEQIVVATKIDSLSDRSFLNYLENYFKERGYEFCSISSITGEGLENLKKLLLKKFFSR is encoded by the coding sequence ATGTTTGTAGATCTGGTTAAGATCTATGTTAAAGCGGGAGATGGGGGTAATGGTGCGGTAGCTTTTCTGAGGGAAAAATACAGACCTTTTGGCGGACCAGCGGGCGGAGACGGTGGCAAAGGCGGAGATGTTATCCTCGTTGCTACTCATAGCAAGCACACTCTTTTGGACTTTGAATACAGAACAAAATTCAAAGCCCAAAACGGAGAGCACGGAAAAGGGAAAAATCAGGCAGGAAAGGATGGAGAGGACCTGATCATAGAGGTCCCTGTGGGAACAGTGGTAAAGGATGCCATCACAGGGGAAGTTATATGCGACTTAGTAGAAGAGGGACAAAGATGTGTAGTAGCAAAGGGTGGTAGAGGTGGAAGGGGCAATGCAAGGTTTGCTTCGCCTACCAATCAAGCACCTAAGTATGCAGAAAAAGGACAAAAAGGAGAAGAAAGATGGCTGATCTTAGAGCTAAAACTCATTGCGGACGTAGGTCTGATCGGACTCCCCAACGCAGGAAAGTCAACCCTTATATCAAAACTGACCAAGGCTAAGCCTAAAATAGCGGATTATCCTTTTACCACACTTTCGCCTGTGCTTGGAGTTTTGGAGTTAAGCGAAGAACACAGGCTTATTTTGGCAGACATTCCGGGGCTTATAGAAGGCGCCAGCCAAGGTAAAGGCTTAGGATTTGAGTTTTTAAGACATGTGGAAAGAACTAAGCTCTTACTTCACCTTATAGACGTATCTGACGGAAGGGATAAGGACCCAATTGAAGCTTTCCACATAGTAAACAGAGAACTTGAACAATACAGTCAAAAATTGCTGGAAAAAGAACAGATAGTGGTTGCTACAAAGATTGACTCTCTTTCTGACAGGAGCTTTTTAAATTATCTGGAAAATTACTTCAAAGAAAGGGGATATGAATTTTGCAGTATATCCTCCATAACAGGTGAAGGTTTGGAAAACCTAAAGAAACTTTTACTTAAGAAGTTTTTTTCAAGGTAG
- a CDS encoding bifunctional 3,4-dihydroxy-2-butanone-4-phosphate synthase/GTP cyclohydrolase II, translating to MSEFVFASIEEAIEDIREGKMVIVVDDPDRENEGDLVMAAEKVTPEAINFMAKYARGLICLTLTPERCEELDLYPMAIRNTDPKGTYFCVSIDAHPKYGTTTGISAFDRAITIKLAVSPDAKPSDFIRPGHVFPLKAKPGGVLERAGHTEASVDLARLAGLYPAGVICEIMKDDGTMARLPDLVEFAKRFNLKIITIADLIRYRLKKERLVVREATANLPTRYGFFKIHAYKHVLTGEEQVALTMGEWKEDEPVLVRVHSECLTGDVFKSLRCDCRGQLEAALMKIAEEGKGVLVYIMGHEGRGIGIVNKIKAYALQDKGYDTVEANEKLGYAADLRDYGIGVQILLDLGVRKMRLLTNNPRKIVALEGYGLEVVERVPLKVEACEHNERYLQTKKQKLGHML from the coding sequence ATGAGTGAATTTGTTTTTGCATCAATAGAAGAGGCTATTGAAGATATAAGGGAAGGCAAAATGGTTATAGTGGTGGATGATCCAGATAGGGAGAACGAGGGGGATTTGGTTATGGCTGCAGAAAAAGTCACCCCAGAAGCTATAAACTTTATGGCAAAGTATGCAAGGGGGCTTATATGCCTTACTCTTACTCCTGAAAGGTGCGAGGAGCTTGACTTATACCCTATGGCGATTAGAAACACAGATCCTAAGGGAACCTACTTTTGCGTTTCTATAGATGCCCATCCGAAGTATGGGACTACCACCGGCATATCTGCCTTTGACAGAGCTATCACCATAAAGTTGGCGGTCAGTCCAGACGCAAAACCTTCTGACTTTATAAGACCAGGACATGTTTTTCCCCTTAAGGCTAAACCTGGAGGAGTTTTGGAAAGGGCTGGACATACAGAAGCTTCTGTAGATTTGGCAAGATTGGCTGGGCTTTATCCCGCAGGTGTGATATGTGAGATAATGAAAGACGATGGGACTATGGCAAGGCTTCCTGATCTTGTGGAATTTGCCAAACGTTTTAACCTCAAGATAATAACCATAGCGGACCTCATACGGTATAGGCTTAAAAAAGAAAGACTTGTGGTAAGAGAAGCGACAGCAAACTTGCCTACCCGTTATGGATTCTTTAAGATCCACGCTTACAAGCATGTTCTTACCGGTGAAGAACAGGTAGCCCTTACAATGGGAGAGTGGAAAGAGGATGAGCCTGTGCTTGTGAGAGTTCATTCTGAGTGCTTGACAGGAGACGTGTTTAAGTCTCTCAGATGTGACTGTAGAGGTCAGCTTGAAGCGGCGCTTATGAAAATAGCAGAGGAAGGAAAGGGCGTGTTGGTTTATATAATGGGACACGAAGGTAGAGGTATTGGGATAGTAAATAAGATAAAGGCTTACGCTCTGCAGGATAAAGGATATGATACGGTGGAAGCTAATGAAAAGCTTGGATACGCTGCGGACCTGAGGGACTACGGTATAGGTGTGCAGATCCTTTTGGACCTTGGCGTCAGAAAGATGAGACTTCTTACAAACAACCCAAGGAAGATTGTAGCACTTGAGGGTTATGGATTGGAAGTGGTAGAAAGGGTCCCGCTGAAGGTAGAAGCTTGTGAGCACAATGAAAGGTATCTGCAAACAAAAAAACAAAAGCTTGGACACATGTTATGA